The following proteins are co-located in the Pseudomonas sp. ATCC 13867 genome:
- the hemE gene encoding uroporphyrinogen decarboxylase, whose protein sequence is MTALKNDRFLRALLKQPVDVTPVWMMRQAGRYLPEYRATRAKAGDFMSLCMNPQLACEVTLQPLDRYPQLDAAILFSDILTIPDAMGQGLFFETGEGPRFKKVVTTQADIDALPIPDPEKDLGYVMDAVRTIRRELNGRVPLIGFSGSPWTLATYMVEGGSSRDFRKTKAMLYDNPQAMHALLDKLAQSVTSYLNGQILAGAQAVQIFDSWGGSLSAAAYQEFSLAYMQKIVDGLIREHEGRRVPVILFTKGGGLWLESMADTGAEALGLDWTCDIGSARARVGDKVALQGNMDPSVLYAKPEAIRAEVARILGAFGNGDGHVFNLGHGITPEVDPAHAGAFFEAVHELSARYH, encoded by the coding sequence ATGACTGCCTTGAAGAACGATCGCTTCCTCCGCGCCCTGCTCAAGCAGCCCGTCGATGTCACCCCCGTCTGGATGATGCGCCAGGCCGGCCGCTACCTGCCGGAATACCGCGCGACCCGCGCCAAGGCCGGTGACTTCATGAGCCTGTGCATGAACCCGCAGCTGGCCTGCGAGGTGACCCTGCAGCCGCTGGACCGTTACCCGCAGCTGGACGCGGCGATCCTCTTCTCCGACATCCTCACCATCCCCGACGCCATGGGCCAGGGCCTGTTCTTCGAGACCGGCGAAGGCCCGCGTTTCAAGAAGGTCGTGACCACCCAGGCCGACATCGATGCCCTGCCGATCCCCGATCCGGAGAAGGACCTGGGTTACGTGATGGACGCCGTGCGCACCATCCGCCGCGAACTGAACGGTCGCGTGCCGCTGATCGGTTTCTCCGGCAGTCCCTGGACCCTGGCCACCTACATGGTCGAAGGCGGCTCCAGCCGCGACTTCCGCAAGACCAAGGCGATGCTCTACGACAATCCGCAGGCCATGCACGCGCTGCTGGACAAGCTGGCGCAGTCGGTCACCAGCTACCTGAACGGCCAGATCCTGGCGGGCGCCCAGGCGGTGCAGATCTTCGACTCGTGGGGCGGCAGCCTATCGGCGGCGGCGTACCAGGAGTTCTCCCTGGCCTACATGCAGAAGATCGTCGACGGCCTGATCCGCGAACACGAAGGGCGCCGTGTGCCGGTGATCCTCTTCACCAAGGGCGGCGGGCTGTGGCTGGAATCGATGGCCGACACTGGCGCCGAGGCCCTCGGCCTGGACTGGACCTGCGATATCGGCAGCGCCCGTGCCCGCGTCGGCGACAAGGTCGCCCTGCAAGGCAACATGGACCCGTCGGTGCTCTACGCCAAGCCGGAAGCCATCCGTGCCGAGGTGGCACGCATCCTCGGCGCCTTCGGTAATGGCGATGGCCACGTGTTCAACCTCGGTCATGGCATTACCCCTGAAGTCGACCCGGCCCATGCCGGCGCCTTCTTCGAGGCGGTGCACGAACTGTCGGCACGGTATCACTGA